A section of the Salinisphaera sp. T31B1 genome encodes:
- the lolD gene encoding lipoprotein-releasing ABC transporter ATP-binding protein LolD translates to MNKPATDENATSVLACEKLSKTFTEVREPVTVLDAIDLSVAPGARIAVIGASGSGKSTLLHLLGGLDTPSSGSIRIGGQDMTALSNAARGKLRNEKLGFIYQFHHLLPEFTTVENVAMPLLIRRGKPQPALDAARDLLERVGLGQRLDHKPTELSGGERQRAAVARALVTRPACILADEPTGNLDHRTAASVFDMMLELNESLNTSLVMVTHDRQLAQRMDEVWTLAEGRLAPARLEELS, encoded by the coding sequence ATGAATAAACCGGCCACCGACGAGAACGCCACCAGCGTGCTTGCCTGCGAGAAGCTGTCGAAGACGTTCACGGAGGTACGCGAACCCGTGACGGTGCTTGATGCCATCGATCTGTCGGTTGCCCCGGGGGCACGGATCGCGGTGATCGGGGCCTCGGGTTCGGGCAAGTCCACGCTGCTGCATCTGCTGGGCGGCCTGGATACGCCCAGTTCGGGCTCGATCCGTATCGGCGGCCAGGACATGACGGCCCTGTCGAACGCTGCCCGCGGCAAGCTGCGCAACGAGAAACTGGGTTTCATCTACCAGTTCCATCATCTGCTGCCGGAGTTCACGACGGTCGAGAACGTGGCGATGCCGCTGCTGATCCGGCGTGGCAAGCCGCAGCCGGCGCTGGATGCAGCGCGTGATCTGCTCGAGCGGGTCGGTCTGGGCCAGCGTCTGGATCACAAGCCCACGGAATTGTCCGGCGGCGAACGTCAGCGAGCGGCCGTGGCACGCGCATTGGTCACGCGCCCGGCCTGTATTCTGGCAGACGAGCCCACCGGCAACCTCGATCACCGTACGGCCGCGAGCGTGTTCGACATGATGCTCGAGCTCAATGAGTCGTTGAACACCAGCCTGGTGATGGTGACCCACGACCGGCAACTGGCTCAGCGTATGGATGAGGTATGGACGCTCGCCGAGGGCCGGCTTGCCCCGGCACGTCTCGAGGAGTTGTCCTGA
- a CDS encoding lipoprotein-releasing ABC transporter permease subunit produces the protein MFRPLELYVGLKYTRAKRRNHFISFISSISMGGIALAVMLLITVLSVMNGFEAELRDRILGMASHVEISNGRGPLQDWQSLKQEVDSRISDVDGAAPYISGEGMLRSGRSLSGTLIRGVLPEQERQVSDVASHMVAGSFDSLADGKYRIVIGAELAALLGVDVGDKVDLMIPEANITPAGIVPRFRRFTVGGIFQVGMYEYDRGMVMIHMGDAATLYHMGQGVTGLRLHLKDMFDAPDVSRQLEIMLPRGRRVSDWTRQHANFFHAIATEKTVMFIILSLIIAVAAFNIVSMLVMVVTDKQGDIAILRTLGLTPRSVMAIFMVQGSLIGVIGTAVGVALGVLLSINIEHIVPFLEKVLNTDLLSADVYYISQLKAELHETDVIRIAGLSLVLSFLSTLYPAWRAARVQPAEALRYE, from the coding sequence ATGTTTAGACCCCTCGAACTTTACGTCGGCCTCAAGTACACGCGGGCCAAGCGGCGTAACCATTTCATCTCCTTCATCTCGTCCATTTCGATGGGCGGGATCGCGCTGGCGGTGATGCTTCTGATCACGGTCCTGTCGGTGATGAACGGTTTCGAAGCCGAACTGCGCGACCGTATTCTGGGCATGGCCTCTCATGTGGAGATCTCCAACGGGCGCGGTCCGCTGCAGGACTGGCAGTCGCTCAAGCAGGAGGTCGATTCGCGGATTTCCGACGTCGACGGCGCGGCGCCCTATATCAGTGGGGAGGGAATGCTGCGCAGCGGACGTTCGCTGTCGGGCACGCTGATCCGCGGTGTGTTGCCCGAGCAGGAAAGACAGGTGTCTGATGTGGCCAGCCACATGGTCGCCGGGTCGTTCGATTCGCTGGCCGACGGCAAGTACCGGATCGTGATCGGCGCAGAGCTGGCCGCTCTGCTGGGTGTCGATGTCGGCGACAAGGTCGATCTGATGATCCCCGAGGCCAATATCACCCCAGCGGGCATCGTGCCGCGTTTTCGCCGTTTTACCGTGGGCGGCATTTTCCAGGTCGGCATGTACGAGTACGACCGCGGCATGGTGATGATCCACATGGGCGATGCGGCCACGCTCTATCACATGGGCCAGGGCGTAACCGGGCTGCGGCTGCATTTGAAGGACATGTTCGACGCGCCGGATGTGAGTCGGCAGCTCGAGATCATGCTGCCGCGCGGACGCCGCGTGTCGGACTGGACCCGCCAGCACGCCAACTTCTTCCATGCGATCGCCACCGAAAAGACGGTGATGTTCATCATCCTGAGCCTGATCATCGCGGTGGCGGCCTTCAATATCGTCTCGATGCTGGTCATGGTGGTTACCGACAAGCAGGGCGATATCGCTATTCTGAGGACGCTCGGGCTCACGCCGCGCTCGGTGATGGCGATCTTCATGGTGCAGGGCTCGCTGATCGGGGTCATCGGCACCGCGGTCGGCGTTGCCCTGGGCGTGCTGCTGTCGATCAATATCGAACATATCGTGCCGTTCCTGGAGAAGGTGCTGAATACCGACCTGCTGTCTGCCGATGTCTACTACATCAGCCAGCTCAAGGCCGAACTGCACGAGACCGACGTGATCCGCATTGCCGGCCTGTCGCTGGTGCTGTCGTTCTTGTCCACGCTCTACCCGGCCTGGCGTGCGGCCCGGGTCCAGCCGGCGGAGGCACTGCGCTATGAATAA
- the mfd gene encoding transcription-repair coupling factor, whose product MDGSIDNPERCSALGPPALTPAAHDRWQGLTGCAGAIALAAAAQSHPGLTVAVVADEHRAYRLEEELRFFAADALAVRHFPDWETLPYDVFSPHADIVSQRLALLHALPGMARGVLIVAADTLLQPLPPTEFVDARAMVFGVGDTLDFHALRERLAAAGYAAVSEVRVHGEYAIRGAVMDLFPMGADTPYRLDLFDDEIDTIRAFDPDSQRSTDRIESIRLLPAREFPLDDDAIKSFRQRYRQRFDGDPGASVIYRDVSRGIPPGGIESYLPLFFDTTASLFDYLPRDCAVVELGDVDAALDNAWTAIASRHEQRSVDPERPLLAPEEAFVTPATLRTGLDGLTAARMDSDSPAEAVHFDVEPVPALAGDDIVATGQALKTFFERFEGRLLITGDSAGRREALRDWLTSLGMAPARVEDWPSFLAQNKSVAVTSAALETGCVLAGDGIAVIAESQLTGTRPPAKRRRRVVRDPETAIRELTDLAPGAPVVHQDNGVGRYKGLIKLNAGGVENEFVSIEYAGGDLLYVPVGSLHLVHRFTGADAETAPLHRLGNDRWAKARKKAAKRARDVAAELLEIQARRAAREGVSMVPDEADYAKFAAGFPFTETPDQQRAIDEVLADLAKPTPMDRVVCGDVGFGKTEVALRSAFAAISAGYQVCVLVPTTLLAQQHYQNFADRFADWPVEVAALSRLRTGKQRETLLADMTSGKLDIVIGTHRLLQKDIRFKKLGVLIVDEEHRFGVRHKERIKSLRAQVDLLTLTATPIPRTLNMSLSGLRDLSIIATPPESRLAIQTFVSRADTALIQEAVRREMRRGGQVYYLHNKVKDIERAARDLAAIVPEARIRIAHGQMHERELEAAMLDFYHRRFDILLCTTIVESGIDVPSANTIIIDRADTFGLAQLHQLRGRVGRSHHRAYAYLLTPEQSLMTPDAQKRLDALASLGDLGAGFALATHDLEIRGAGELLGEGQSGQIQEIGFDLYRQMLDRAVGAYRRGEVPEADADELMGATEVELGSTALLPEDYIPDVHIRLVLYKRISSAKDHSALRALKVELIDRFGLLPEATETLFSATALKLMASPLAIAKIEAGPDVGRINFARNSRIDPARLIALVQADAKSYRLEGDARLVFFTDMPDVETRVERIHTLLEKLGAPTARNESEAAFDQA is encoded by the coding sequence GTGGATGGCTCAATCGACAATCCAGAGCGCTGCAGCGCGCTCGGCCCGCCGGCCCTGACCCCCGCCGCACATGATCGCTGGCAGGGGCTGACCGGCTGCGCCGGGGCCATTGCCCTGGCCGCCGCTGCCCAGTCGCATCCGGGGCTGACCGTGGCTGTGGTCGCCGACGAACACCGCGCGTATCGTCTCGAGGAAGAGCTTCGCTTTTTCGCAGCCGACGCGCTGGCCGTCCGGCATTTCCCCGATTGGGAGACGCTGCCCTACGACGTGTTCTCGCCGCATGCGGATATCGTCTCGCAGCGGCTGGCATTGCTGCACGCGCTGCCCGGCATGGCACGCGGCGTGCTCATCGTCGCCGCCGATACGCTGCTCCAGCCGCTGCCGCCGACCGAGTTCGTCGATGCCCGTGCGATGGTGTTCGGCGTCGGCGATACGCTGGATTTTCACGCGCTGCGCGAACGTCTGGCTGCGGCGGGCTATGCCGCGGTCTCCGAAGTGCGCGTTCACGGTGAATATGCGATTCGCGGCGCGGTGATGGACCTGTTCCCGATGGGTGCAGACACGCCGTATCGGCTCGACCTGTTCGACGACGAGATCGATACGATCCGTGCGTTCGACCCGGACTCGCAGCGGTCGACCGACCGGATCGAGTCCATCCGTCTGCTGCCGGCACGCGAGTTTCCGCTGGACGACGATGCCATCAAGTCTTTCCGGCAGCGATACCGCCAGCGCTTCGATGGCGATCCCGGGGCCAGCGTGATCTACCGTGATGTCTCGCGCGGGATTCCGCCCGGCGGCATCGAGTCCTATCTACCGCTGTTCTTCGACACCACGGCCTCACTCTTCGATTACCTGCCCCGCGACTGCGCGGTCGTCGAACTGGGTGATGTGGACGCCGCACTCGATAACGCCTGGACCGCGATCGCCTCGCGTCATGAACAGCGCAGCGTAGATCCGGAACGCCCGTTGCTGGCCCCCGAGGAGGCCTTCGTCACGCCGGCCACCCTGCGTACCGGGCTCGACGGCCTCACCGCCGCACGAATGGACAGCGACAGCCCCGCCGAGGCGGTTCATTTCGACGTCGAGCCGGTGCCCGCGCTGGCCGGCGACGATATCGTGGCAACCGGCCAGGCGCTCAAGACTTTTTTCGAACGCTTCGAAGGCCGACTGCTGATCACCGGCGATTCGGCCGGCCGCCGCGAGGCGCTGCGTGATTGGCTGACCTCGCTGGGCATGGCCCCGGCACGGGTGGAGGACTGGCCCAGCTTTCTGGCCCAGAACAAATCCGTGGCTGTCACCAGTGCCGCGCTCGAGACCGGCTGTGTTCTTGCCGGTGATGGCATCGCCGTCATTGCCGAAAGCCAGCTCACCGGTACGCGGCCACCGGCCAAGCGGCGCCGGCGCGTGGTGCGCGATCCGGAAACCGCGATTCGTGAGCTGACCGACCTCGCGCCGGGCGCCCCGGTTGTGCACCAGGACAACGGTGTCGGTCGCTACAAGGGGTTGATCAAGCTCAACGCCGGCGGCGTCGAGAACGAGTTCGTCTCGATCGAGTATGCCGGTGGGGATCTGCTCTACGTACCGGTCGGCTCGCTGCATCTGGTGCATCGTTTCACCGGCGCCGATGCCGAAACCGCACCGCTTCATCGGCTGGGTAACGACCGCTGGGCCAAGGCGCGCAAGAAGGCGGCCAAGCGAGCCCGCGATGTCGCCGCCGAATTGCTGGAAATCCAGGCCCGCCGCGCCGCACGCGAAGGCGTATCGATGGTGCCCGACGAAGCCGACTACGCGAAATTCGCCGCCGGCTTCCCCTTTACCGAAACGCCCGACCAGCAGCGGGCTATCGACGAGGTGCTGGCCGACCTGGCCAAGCCCACCCCAATGGATCGCGTGGTCTGTGGCGATGTCGGCTTCGGCAAGACCGAGGTCGCCCTGCGCTCGGCGTTCGCCGCGATCTCCGCTGGTTATCAGGTCTGCGTACTGGTGCCGACCACCCTGCTCGCCCAGCAGCACTACCAGAACTTTGCCGACCGTTTCGCCGACTGGCCGGTCGAGGTGGCCGCACTCTCGCGGCTACGCACGGGCAAGCAGCGTGAAACGCTGCTCGCCGACATGACCAGCGGCAAACTCGACATCGTCATCGGCACGCATCGGCTGCTGCAGAAAGACATCCGCTTCAAGAAGCTGGGTGTTCTGATCGTCGACGAGGAACACCGCTTCGGCGTACGCCACAAGGAGCGTATAAAAAGCCTGCGCGCCCAGGTCGATCTGCTCACGCTCACCGCCACACCGATTCCTCGCACGCTCAACATGAGCCTGTCCGGCCTGCGCGATCTGTCGATCATCGCCACGCCGCCTGAATCACGCCTGGCGATCCAGACATTCGTATCGCGCGCCGATACCGCGCTGATTCAGGAAGCGGTACGCCGCGAAATGCGGCGCGGCGGCCAGGTGTACTACCTGCACAACAAGGTCAAGGACATCGAACGCGCTGCGCGGGATCTCGCTGCGATCGTTCCCGAAGCACGTATCCGCATTGCCCACGGTCAGATGCACGAACGAGAGCTGGAAGCGGCCATGCTCGATTTCTATCACCGTCGGTTCGACATCCTGCTGTGCACCACGATCGTGGAATCCGGCATCGACGTGCCGAGTGCGAACACCATCATCATCGACCGCGCCGATACCTTCGGCCTGGCCCAGCTGCACCAGCTGCGCGGTCGCGTCGGGCGCTCCCATCATCGCGCCTACGCATACCTGCTCACGCCCGAGCAGTCGCTGATGACACCCGACGCCCAGAAGCGTCTGGATGCCCTGGCATCGCTGGGTGATCTGGGGGCCGGTTTTGCGCTGGCCACACACGACCTGGAGATTCGCGGCGCCGGAGAGCTGCTCGGCGAAGGTCAGTCGGGCCAGATCCAGGAGATCGGCTTCGACCTGTACCGCCAGATGCTCGATCGCGCGGTCGGCGCCTATCGCCGAGGCGAAGTGCCCGAGGCTGACGCCGACGAGCTGATGGGCGCCACCGAAGTCGAACTGGGCAGTACCGCGCTGTTGCCCGAGGACTATATCCCGGACGTTCATATCCGGCTGGTGCTCTACAAGCGCATCAGTTCGGCGAAGGACCACAGCGCTCTGCGCGCGCTCAAGGTGGAACTGATCGACCGCTTCGGCCTGCTGCCCGAAGCCACGGAAACCCTGTTTTCTGCGACCGCGCTCAAGCTTATGGCCAGTCCACTGGCCATCGCCAAGATCGAAGCCGGCCCCGACGTCGGCCGGATCAACTTCGCCCGCAACAGCCGGATCGACCCCGCCCGCCTGATCGCGCTGGTCCAGGCCGACGCGAAATCCTACCGCCTCGAAGGCGACGCCCGGCTGGTGTTCTTCACCGACATGCCGGACGTGGAAACCCGCGTCGAACGCATCCATACCCTGCTCGAAAAGCTGGGCGCGCCCACGGCCCGCAACGAATCCGAAGCCGCGTTCGATCAGGCTTAG
- a CDS encoding DNA internalization-related competence protein ComEC/Rec2, translated as MASADGDRAKARLANAGRWLRGIEQEPLALAIACIGGACFVYSRATLPPLWPCVLALGVCLVGRWPGRGLIALFVITVAWSSGWAQNQLDGRWPAARHGEVVWLDGHVTGLPSHDTYRTRFELRRDRPPYRVRLSWYESAPTLTPGQCISVQAKLDAPHGSANPGAFDYESWLWRQGIDATGYVKRQRSCDAPVEGAWVDRARAAAARRVAVMLDAAPMTGIIQALTLGVRDHISNDQWQVLRATGTSHLVAISGLHIGLIAGLVFFAMRWLSLRLPGHRGGQGAAVAAALVCAFGYALLAGFALPTQRALVMVSIALLAGLSMRRVSALRMLALAAIAVVFWQPSAVTAPGFWLSFGAVGWLIHLSRLVRHHSRLAALVILQLGLVAGLMPVTLWLFGQASLVAPVVNAVLIPLAVVLVPLLLGAVLLALIWPAVGAPLLRAIAAGMEFGWHGLARVADWSWAAIHLAIPGAFALGLALAGLALLTLPRGIPGRWLAVWFLLPALFGWRPAGQAIEPGGYRLTVLDVGQGLATVVRTRAHTLVFDTGPSYRTGFNAGDAFVVPYLRQVGRDRIDRLIVSHADNDHIGGAEAIMAGLEVSQRWGAIGRDCHAGESWTWDGVEFAFLYPPAGQDVSAPRNERSCVLRIGGPGGSVLLTGDIEAPAERALVSTEPGRIKVDVLLVAHHGSATSTSPAFVAAVAPSYALISAGWHNRWGFPAAAVVDRLRRQDARLADTATGGALSVRVGAERGRITVSRWRRQHRRFWQVP; from the coding sequence ATGGCCAGCGCGGACGGGGACAGGGCGAAGGCACGCCTCGCGAATGCCGGGCGCTGGCTGCGCGGTATCGAACAGGAGCCGCTGGCTCTGGCCATCGCCTGTATCGGTGGGGCGTGTTTCGTCTATTCCCGTGCCACGCTGCCACCGTTGTGGCCTTGTGTGCTCGCACTCGGCGTGTGCCTTGTTGGACGGTGGCCGGGGCGGGGTCTGATCGCTCTGTTCGTGATCACGGTCGCCTGGAGCAGCGGGTGGGCGCAGAATCAGCTGGATGGCCGCTGGCCGGCGGCGCGCCACGGGGAGGTGGTCTGGCTCGACGGCCACGTCACCGGCCTGCCGAGCCACGATACCTACCGGACCCGTTTCGAGCTCAGGCGCGACCGACCGCCGTATCGTGTTCGTCTGTCCTGGTACGAAAGCGCGCCGACACTCACACCCGGCCAGTGCATCAGCGTGCAGGCCAAGCTCGATGCGCCGCATGGTTCGGCCAATCCGGGCGCATTCGATTATGAAAGCTGGCTGTGGCGCCAGGGCATCGATGCCACCGGCTATGTGAAACGACAGCGGTCCTGCGATGCGCCGGTCGAAGGGGCGTGGGTCGACCGAGCCAGGGCCGCGGCGGCACGGCGTGTGGCCGTGATGCTGGACGCCGCCCCTATGACCGGCATCATCCAGGCCCTGACGCTGGGGGTGCGCGACCATATCAGCAACGACCAGTGGCAGGTTCTTCGGGCCACCGGTACCAGCCATCTGGTCGCGATCTCGGGGCTGCATATCGGCCTGATCGCGGGATTGGTGTTCTTCGCCATGCGCTGGCTGAGCCTCCGATTGCCAGGCCACCGGGGCGGCCAGGGTGCTGCGGTGGCCGCGGCATTGGTGTGCGCATTCGGCTATGCGCTGCTTGCCGGCTTTGCCTTGCCGACCCAGCGCGCGCTGGTGATGGTATCGATCGCCTTGCTGGCGGGGCTGTCCATGCGCCGCGTCAGCGCATTGCGCATGCTTGCCCTGGCCGCGATCGCGGTCGTGTTCTGGCAGCCGTCGGCGGTCACCGCGCCGGGGTTCTGGCTGTCGTTCGGTGCCGTGGGGTGGCTGATCCATCTCAGCCGTCTGGTCCGCCATCACAGCCGCCTGGCCGCGCTCGTCATCCTGCAGTTGGGGCTGGTGGCCGGTCTGATGCCGGTTACGTTGTGGCTGTTCGGGCAGGCGTCGCTGGTCGCGCCGGTCGTGAACGCGGTGCTGATTCCGCTGGCCGTGGTGCTCGTGCCCCTGCTGCTGGGCGCTGTGCTGCTTGCCTTGATCTGGCCGGCGGTGGGCGCACCGCTGCTGCGCGCGATCGCCGCAGGCATGGAGTTCGGCTGGCACGGCCTGGCGCGGGTGGCCGATTGGTCGTGGGCAGCCATCCATTTGGCGATACCCGGGGCGTTTGCACTGGGTCTGGCACTTGCCGGACTGGCGCTGCTCACCTTGCCGCGCGGGATACCCGGCCGATGGCTGGCCGTATGGTTTCTGTTGCCCGCACTATTTGGCTGGCGGCCGGCCGGGCAGGCAATCGAACCGGGCGGCTACCGGCTGACGGTCCTCGATGTCGGCCAGGGACTGGCCACGGTGGTGCGCACGCGTGCCCATACCCTGGTGTTCGACACCGGGCCGTCGTACCGGACCGGCTTCAACGCCGGGGATGCGTTCGTGGTGCCCTATCTGCGCCAGGTCGGGCGCGACCGTATAGACCGGCTGATCGTGAGCCACGCCGACAACGACCATATCGGCGGCGCCGAGGCGATCATGGCCGGCCTCGAGGTCAGCCAGCGCTGGGGCGCGATCGGCCGGGATTGTCACGCCGGCGAGTCCTGGACCTGGGACGGGGTCGAATTCGCCTTTCTGTACCCGCCGGCCGGCCAGGATGTATCGGCGCCTCGCAACGAACGCTCTTGCGTGCTGAGAATCGGCGGGCCCGGCGGCAGCGTGCTGCTGACTGGCGATATCGAAGCGCCCGCCGAGCGAGCCCTGGTGTCGACAGAACCGGGCCGAATAAAGGTAGACGTGCTGCTGGTCGCACATCACGGCAGCGCGACGTCCACTTCGCCGGCTTTCGTGGCCGCAGTGGCACCGAGCTACGCGCTCATCTCGGCCGGTTGGCATAACCGCTGGGGGTTTCCGGCGGCTGCCGTGGTCGATCGGCTGCGCCGACAGGACGCCCGCCTGGCCGATACCGCCACCGGCGGCGCCTTGAGCGTGCGTGTGGGCGCCGAGCGCGGGCGAATCACCGTATCCCGGTGGCGCCGCCAGCATCGCCGCTTCTGGCAGGTACCGTGA
- a CDS encoding carbon-nitrogen hydrolase, whose product MTDRETLRIAIAQYACCPDPATNLDTAVEHITRAGAAGAQLVLLPELHNTPYFCQREDPALFDLAEAVPGPSTERLAAAARKAGVVVIASLFERRAAGLYHNTAVVLDADGSLAGRYRKMHIPDDPEYYEKYYFTPGDLGFTPIDTSVGRLGVLVCWDQWYPEAARLMALAGAELLIYPSAIGWDDATDDEAEQARQLGAWQAVQRGHAVANGLNLITSNRVGIEGDDNTEIRFWGHSFVFGPQGETLAEAGEQPELLVADVHPNRTEQVRRVWPFLRDRRIDAFDDLVRRFRD is encoded by the coding sequence ATGACTGATCGAGAGACTCTGCGTATTGCCATCGCCCAATACGCCTGCTGCCCGGACCCGGCCACCAACCTGGACACCGCGGTCGAGCACATCACACGCGCCGGCGCCGCCGGCGCCCAGCTGGTGCTGCTGCCGGAGCTGCACAACACGCCCTATTTCTGCCAGCGCGAGGATCCAGCGCTGTTCGACCTGGCCGAAGCCGTACCCGGGCCGTCGACCGAGCGCCTGGCCGCGGCGGCGCGTAAGGCCGGTGTGGTGGTCATCGCATCCCTGTTCGAACGACGCGCGGCCGGGCTGTACCACAACACCGCGGTGGTACTGGATGCCGACGGCTCGCTCGCCGGCCGCTATCGCAAGATGCATATTCCCGACGACCCGGAATACTACGAGAAATATTATTTCACGCCCGGCGATCTCGGCTTCACGCCGATCGATACCTCGGTCGGCCGGCTGGGCGTACTCGTCTGCTGGGATCAGTGGTACCCGGAAGCCGCACGCCTCATGGCCCTGGCCGGCGCGGAGTTGCTGATCTATCCGTCCGCGATCGGCTGGGACGACGCGACCGACGACGAGGCCGAGCAGGCACGCCAGCTGGGCGCCTGGCAGGCCGTACAGCGTGGCCATGCGGTGGCCAACGGCTTGAATCTGATCACATCGAACCGGGTAGGCATCGAAGGCGACGACAACACCGAAATCCGGTTCTGGGGCCATAGCTTCGTCTTCGGCCCGCAGGGCGAAACCCTGGCCGAGGCCGGTGAACAGCCCGAATTGCTGGTCGCCGACGTCCACCCGAACCGCACCGAACAGGTACGTCGTGTCTGGCCATTCCTTCGTGACCGGAGAATCGATGCCTTCGACGACCTGGTTCGGCGTTTTCGCGACTGA
- a CDS encoding agmatine deiminase family protein, with product MSRYLPPEWAHQHATLLVWPRTGADWGHGLAAARAVIADMAAVLCGHQQVILVAADDEALSSIAGHPVLGELGHHRLRVVSAPNNDIWARDTGPITVVDTGERIFTDFRFDGWGGQFEADNDDRLTATLFEAGAFGPGQLDRREQTLEGGSIETNGAGALLTTERCLIAGRRNAGIDRPRAEALLADAFGIERVHWLAHGDLIGDDTDGHIDTLARFVADDTIVYQACDDPADAHHEPLAAMADELAGLRTADNRAYRLVALPLPQPVHDPDDGHRLPAGYANFLIANGCVLVPAFGDPADEVAQRVIGELFPGRVVEPIDSRALIRQHGGLHCAAMQIPAV from the coding sequence TTGAGTCGTTATCTGCCGCCCGAATGGGCGCATCAACACGCCACGCTGCTGGTCTGGCCAAGAACCGGCGCAGACTGGGGGCACGGCCTGGCCGCGGCGCGCGCGGTGATCGCCGACATGGCCGCCGTGCTCTGTGGTCATCAGCAGGTCATACTGGTTGCCGCCGACGACGAAGCGCTGAGCAGTATCGCCGGCCACCCGGTGCTCGGCGAGCTGGGCCACCACCGGCTCCGGGTCGTGTCTGCGCCCAACAACGATATCTGGGCCCGGGATACCGGCCCGATCACGGTCGTCGACACGGGCGAGCGAATTTTCACCGACTTCCGCTTCGACGGCTGGGGCGGCCAGTTCGAAGCCGACAACGATGACCGCCTCACGGCAACACTGTTCGAAGCCGGTGCATTCGGCCCGGGCCAGCTCGACCGCCGCGAGCAGACGCTCGAAGGCGGCAGTATCGAAACCAATGGCGCCGGCGCGCTTCTGACCACCGAGCGCTGCCTGATCGCCGGACGCCGCAACGCCGGCATCGACCGCCCACGGGCCGAGGCACTGCTGGCCGACGCATTCGGCATCGAGCGGGTGCACTGGCTCGCCCACGGCGATCTGATCGGCGACGACACCGACGGCCATATCGACACTCTGGCGCGCTTCGTGGCCGACGATACGATCGTCTATCAAGCCTGTGACGACCCGGCCGACGCCCATCACGAGCCACTGGCGGCCATGGCCGATGAGCTGGCCGGTCTTCGCACCGCCGACAACCGCGCGTATCGGCTCGTCGCCCTGCCCTTGCCCCAGCCCGTGCACGACCCGGACGACGGGCACCGGTTGCCCGCCGGCTACGCGAATTTCCTGATCGCCAACGGCTGTGTGCTGGTGCCCGCCTTCGGCGACCCGGCCGATGAGGTGGCCCAGCGGGTCATCGGCGAACTGTTCCCCGGCCGCGTCGTCGAGCCGATCGACAGCCGTGCCCTGATCCGCCAGCACGGCGGCCTCCACTGTGCTGCGATGCAGATTCCTGCCGTCTAG
- a CDS encoding MBL fold metallo-hydrolase, with protein MNLENISSQDATVASPEVERASPNILTHAARPAPEELVPSRYALKIGDIDVLVVSDGVLPLPTTMLAHNADPAVRAAWLDDMFLPPDAFDWSLNVVVARSGKQTILIDAGLGLDPDLNLPRAGQLIKRLEAAGIDLGSVTDVVLTHMHMDHVGGLLVDGVKERLRPDLRIHVAAAEIEFWVSPDFSRTAMPTGFPDALRATAKRFVEAYGHNLRPFDEQQQIAPGVLAYRTGGHTPGHSMVRLSSAGEGLTFAGDAIFAVGFEQPEWHNGFEHDPEEAARVRLGLLHELAESGEFLVATHLPFPSVGRVAVDGDVFRWVPVFWDY; from the coding sequence ATGAACTTGGAAAACATATCGAGCCAGGATGCAACGGTCGCGAGCCCGGAAGTGGAACGCGCAAGTCCGAACATACTCACACACGCGGCCAGACCGGCTCCCGAAGAGCTGGTGCCGTCGCGCTACGCGCTGAAGATCGGGGATATCGACGTGCTGGTCGTCAGCGATGGCGTGCTTCCGCTCCCGACCACCATGCTGGCCCATAACGCCGACCCGGCGGTACGCGCGGCCTGGCTGGACGATATGTTCCTGCCGCCTGATGCGTTCGACTGGTCACTGAACGTGGTCGTGGCGCGCAGCGGCAAGCAGACCATACTGATCGATGCCGGGCTGGGGTTGGACCCCGACCTGAACCTGCCGCGGGCAGGCCAGCTGATCAAGCGGCTGGAGGCCGCGGGCATCGATCTGGGCTCGGTGACCGATGTGGTACTTACCCACATGCATATGGATCATGTGGGCGGTCTGCTGGTCGACGGTGTCAAGGAGCGTCTGCGTCCGGACCTGCGGATTCACGTAGCGGCCGCCGAGATCGAATTTTGGGTCTCGCCCGATTTCTCCCGCACTGCCATGCCGACCGGTTTCCCAGACGCGCTTCGGGCAACTGCCAAGCGGTTCGTGGAAGCGTACGGTCACAATCTGCGGCCCTTCGATGAGCAACAGCAGATTGCACCGGGAGTGCTTGCCTATCGCACCGGCGGACATACCCCAGGGCACAGCATGGTCCGTCTTTCATCGGCCGGCGAAGGGCTGACGTTCGCAGGCGACGCCATATTCGCGGTCGGGTTCGAACAGCCCGAATGGCACAACGGCTTCGAGCACGACCCAGAAGAGGCGGCCCGTGTCCGGCTAGGTCTGTTGCACGAGCTGGCGGAAAGCGGCGAGTTCCTGGTAGCCACCCATCTGCCATTCCCATCGGTGGGTCGAGTAGCGGTCGATGGCGATGTGTTTCGCTGGGTACCGGTCTTCTGGGACTACTGA